A genomic window from Leptospira broomii serovar Hurstbridge str. 5399 includes:
- the gap gene encoding type I glyceraldehyde-3-phosphate dehydrogenase codes for MTRIAINGFGRIGRLVFRAGIKDPNLEFVAINDLVTPDNLAYLLKYDSTHGRYDGTVEHSDKEIIIDGKKVLCVSERDPEKLPWKDLKVDYVVESTGLFTDRAGAEKHLKAGAKKVVISAPAKDKDIPTFVMGVNNEKYNSATDHVVSNASCTTNCLAPIVKVVLDNFGIEEGLMTTIHATTSTQPTVDGPSKKDWRGGRGAMQNIIPASTGAAKAVGLCIPEVNGKLTGMSFRIPVPDVSVVDLTVRTVKETSLKEISAKIKATSEGAMKGILGYTDEMVVSTDFLSSTLSSIFDHDASIELNSRFFKLVSWYDNEMGYSNRVLDLIRYMAKKG; via the coding sequence GGTTTTGGAAGGATCGGAAGACTGGTATTTCGGGCCGGTATCAAAGATCCGAATCTCGAATTTGTAGCTATCAACGACCTCGTAACGCCGGATAACCTGGCCTATTTATTAAAATATGATTCAACCCATGGCCGCTACGACGGAACCGTCGAACACAGCGACAAAGAAATCATTATAGACGGGAAGAAAGTCCTCTGCGTTTCCGAAAGAGACCCTGAAAAGCTCCCCTGGAAAGATCTCAAGGTCGATTACGTCGTAGAATCCACCGGTTTATTTACCGATCGAGCAGGAGCAGAAAAACACCTCAAGGCCGGAGCCAAAAAAGTAGTTATCTCCGCTCCAGCAAAAGATAAAGACATCCCGACCTTCGTGATGGGAGTCAATAACGAGAAATACAACTCGGCAACCGACCATGTAGTATCCAACGCATCCTGCACGACCAACTGCCTGGCTCCGATCGTAAAAGTGGTTCTGGACAATTTCGGAATCGAAGAAGGTTTGATGACTACGATTCACGCAACAACGTCCACTCAACCTACCGTAGACGGTCCTTCGAAGAAAGACTGGAGAGGCGGAAGAGGAGCGATGCAAAATATCATTCCGGCTTCTACCGGTGCGGCAAAAGCTGTCGGTCTTTGCATTCCTGAAGTAAATGGAAAACTCACCGGTATGTCTTTCCGGATTCCCGTTCCGGACGTTTCCGTGGTAGATCTGACAGTTCGAACCGTAAAAGAAACGAGTCTAAAGGAAATTTCTGCAAAAATAAAAGCCACTTCGGAAGGTGCTATGAAGGGAATTTTGGGATACACCGATGAAATGGTAGTCTCCACCGATTTCTTGAGTTCGACACTTTCCTCGATATTCGATCACGATGCAAGTATCGAATTGAATTCCCGCTTTTTTAAGCTGGTTTCTTGGTATGACAACGAAATGGGATATTCCAATCGCGTTTTAGACTTAATTCGCTATATGGCAAAAAAAGGGTGA